In the genome of Tripterygium wilfordii isolate XIE 37 chromosome 19, ASM1340144v1, whole genome shotgun sequence, one region contains:
- the LOC119985421 gene encoding kinesin-like protein KIN-14N encodes MASKNQNRPPRTHKNVTSSPNEKCIGDEMSISRCQKVEEMVGPTNNGIIRRAFSVVNGGQDLLPNSNPTSNAGSEYGGFEFTREDVDALLSEKMKYKNKYNYKERCDNMMDYIRRLRLCIRWFQELEGDYLFEMEKLRNELELTERRLAEMEMQLKNKDEELNLIIAELRKSLASLQEKLSKEESDKLVAMDALANEKEGRISMEKSQANLSEELGKAQGELQSANQRIASINDMYKLLQEYNSSLQVYNSKLQTDLDAAHETIRRGETEKASMVENLSNLRGQYHSLQDQFTSSKDSLLETTRQKDALLNEVVSLRAELQQVRDDRDCQQSKAEALTTELANYKEMATKSNELEGRCLSQSQQLRMVQDQLEAAEKKLQMSDMSALETRIEFEGQKQLLSEMQSRLEDAEFKLIEGEKLRKRLHNTILELKGNIRVFCRVRPLLPDDVSGTEGKIISYPSSTEAQGRGIELLQNGQKHSFTFDKVFTPEAMQEDVFVEISQLVQSALDGYKVCIFAYGQTGSGKTYTMMGKPGHPEQKGLIPRSLEQIFQTKQALETQGWKYDMQVSMLEIYNETIRDLLSTNRDASRIENGTAGKQYAIKHDADGNTQVSDLTVVDVCTKREVTFLLDRAAHSRSVGKTQMNEQSSRSHFVFTLRISGVNESTEQQVQGVLNLIDLAGSERLSKSGSTGDRLKETQAINKSLSSLSDVIFALAKKEDFVPFRNSKLTYLLQPCLGGDSKTLMFVNISPEPSSMGESLCSLRFAARVNACEIGVPRRQTNVRTSDSRLSFG; translated from the exons ATGGCCTCCAAGAACCAGAATAGGCCTCCAAGAACCCATAAGAACGTCACAAGTTCACCAAAT GAGAAGTGTATCGGTGACGAGATGAGTATTAGTAGGTGCCAAAAAGTTGAAGAAATGGTTGGGCCCACAAATAACGGCATAATCCGGCGAGCATTTTCGGTTGTAAATGGCGGCCAAGATCTTCTCCCAAATAGTAATCCAACGAGTAATGCGGGATCAGAATATGGTGGTTTTGAATTCACAAGAGAGGATGTTGATGCATTGTTGAGTGAGAAAATGAAGTACAAAAACAAGTACAATTACAAG gagAGATGTGATAATATGATGGACTACATAAGGAGGCTTAGACTCTGTATCAGATGGTTTCAGGAGCTTGAGGGAGATTATTTGTTTGAGATGGAGAAGTTGAGGAATGAGCTAGAATTGACTGAACGACGATTAGCTGAAATGG AGATgcaattaaaaaacaaagatgAAGAACTGAATTTGATTATTGCGGAATTGAGAAAGAGTCTTGCTTCTTTACAAGAGAAACTTAGCAAAGAAGAATCAGATAAATTG GTTGCAATGGATGCTCTTGCAAATGAGAAAGAGGGTAGAATTAGTATGGAGAAGTCACAAGCGAATCTCTCGGAGGAGCTTGGCAAAGCTCAAGGAGAGCTCCAAAGTGCTAATCAGAGG ATAGCATCCATCAATGATATGTACAAGTTACTCCAGGAATACAATTCAAGCTTACAGGTGTACAATAGTAAACTTCAGACAGATCTTGATGCAGCCCATGAAACTATTAGGCGTGGAGAGACAGAGAAAGCTTCCATGGTAGAGAACCTTAGCAACTTAAGGGGTCAATACCATTCTTTGCAAGATCAGTTTACTTCATCAAAA GATTCCCTACTTGAAACCACAAGACAGAAGGATGCTTTATTAAATGAAGTTGTTAGCCTTAGGGCAGAGTTACAACAAGTTAGAGATGATCGTGATTGCCAACAATCGAAAGCGGAAGCTTTAACAACGGAGTTGGCTAATTACAAAGAAATggcaacaaaatcaaatgaattAGAG GGAAGATGTTTATCACAAAGTCAACAGCTGAGGATGGTGCAGGACCAACTAGAAGCTGCAGAGAAGAAACTGCAG ATGTCTGATATGTCTGCATTGGAGACAAGAATTGAATTTGAAGGGCAAAAGCAGCTCTTAAGTGAGATGCAAAGTCGCTTAGAAGATGCAGAATTCAAACTAATTGAAGGAGAGAAGCTGCGTAAAAGGTTGCATAACACCATATTG GAACTAAAAGGAAATATCCGAGTATTTTGTAGAGTACGACCTCTGCTGCCCGATGATGTTTCTGGCACTGAAGGGAAGATTATATCTTATCCCTCTTCAACAGAAGCTCAGGGACGCGGGATTGAGTTGCTGCAAAATG GACAAAAACATTCATTCACTTTCGATAAAGTCTTCACGCCGGAGGCAATGCAAGAGGATGTTTTTGTCGAAATTTCACAGCTTGTTCAAAGTGCTCTAGATGGGTATAAG GTTTGCATCTTTGCCTATGGCCAGACAGGTTCAGGAAAAACATATACCATGATGGGTAAGCCAGGACATCCTGAGCAGAAAGGGTTGATACCCCGATCATTAGAACAAATATTCCAAACCAAACAAGCCCTTGAAACTCAAGGCTGGAAATATGACATGCAG GTGTCAATGCTGGAAATATACAACGAAACAATTCGTGATTTGTTGTCAACAAATCGAGATGCGTCACGAATAGAAAATGGTACAGCTGGCAAACAATATGCCATTAAACACGATGCAGATGGGAATACTCAGGTATCTGATCTCACTGTTGTGGATGTCTGCACTAAGAGAGAGGTTACATTTCTTTTGGATCGTGCTGCTCATAGTAG GTCTGTTGGCAAGACCCAGATGAATGAGCAATCATCAAGAAGCCATTTTGTTTTCACATTGCGGATATCTGGTGTCAATGAG AGCACTGAACAACAAGTACAAGGTGTCTTGAATCTCATTGATCTTGCTGGAAGTGAACGTCTTTCCAAGAGTGGCTCAACAGGGGATCGATTGAAGGAAACCCAA GCGATCAACAAAAGTTTATCATCTTTGAGTGATGTTATTTTTGCTCTGGCAAAGAAGGAGGACTTTGTACCCTTCAGAAACTCAAAGCTCACTTATCTGCTTCAG CCATGTCTTGGGGGAGACTCAAAGACCCTAATGTTTGTTAACATTTCTCCGGAGCCCTCCTCAATGGGTGAGTCGCTGTGCTCACTGAGGTTTGCAGCAAGGGTGAATGCTTGCGAGATTGGTGTTCCCAGACGACAAACAAATGTGCGCACTTCAGATTCTCGGTTGAGCTTTGGGTGA
- the LOC119985423 gene encoding transcription factor ILR3 has translation MVSPENTNWLSDFGFMDDIPVPGFNWPVKALNGSSNDGGVEIDGSFGDADVHKEPNSKKRGRSESCAASSSKACREKLRRDRLNDKFVELGSILEPGRPPKTDKAAILIDAVRMVTQLRGEAQALKDSNSNLQEKIKELKAEKNELRDEKQRLKAEKEKLEQHLKTNNVQPSFMPPPSAIPAAFAAQGQAPGNKLMPFIGYPGVAMWQFMPPAAVDTSQDHVLRPPVA, from the exons ATGGTCTCCCCTGAGAACACCAATTGGCTGTCGGATTTTGGGTTTATGGACGATATCCCTGTTCCCGGCTTCAATTGGCCCGTAAAGGCCCTCAATGGCTCCTCTAACGATGGCGG CGTGGAAATCGATGGTTCTTTTGGGGATGCGGATGTACATAAGGAACCCAACTCAAAGAAGAG GGGTAGATCTGAATCATGTGCTGCGTCTAGCTCCAAAGCGTGCAGGGAGAAGCTCCGGAGGGATAGGCTAAATGACAA GTTTGTGGAATTGGGCTCTATTCTGGAGCCTGGAAGGCCTCCCAAAACTGACAAGGCTGCTATTTTGATTGATGCTGTCCGAATGGTAACACAACTACGTGGTGAAGCCCAGGCGTTGAAGGACTCAAATTCGAATCTCCAAGAGAAGATTAAAGAATTGAAG GCTGAGAAGAATGAGCTTCGTGATGAGAAACAGAGACTAAAGGCAGAGAAAGAGAAGCTAGAGCAGCACCTGAAGACTAATAATGTACAACCTAGTTTCATGCCACCCCCTTCAGCAATCCCTGCTGCATTTGCTGCTCAAGGCCAAGCTCCTGGCAACAAATTGATGCCTTTTATTGGCTATCCAGGAGTTGCAATGTGGCAATTCATGCCACCTGCTGCGGTGGATACCTCGCAAGATCATGTATTGCGCCCGCCAGTCGCGTAA